One Miscanthus floridulus cultivar M001 chromosome 11, ASM1932011v1, whole genome shotgun sequence DNA window includes the following coding sequences:
- the LOC136491312 gene encoding rho GTPase-activating protein 5-like isoform X2, whose amino-acid sequence MRFGHQISPARSDDAEEEEEEDDEEEELGEEYDEMESEGTASPPMMLRAGRGAGGGGGGGGLVGAVVGALRRSLVMCSAGAVGVDDDEEEDGSEDEGIEIGRPTDVRHVSHVTFDRFGGFLGLPADLEPDVPRRTPSASVSVFGISPTSLQCSYDRRGNSVPTILLMMQRKLYEREGLKIEGIFRINGENSQEVYVRDQLNSGVVPNEVDLHCLAGLIKAWFRELPSGVLDALTPEQVIHCNTEEECALFASMLPPVEAALLDWAINLMADVVEQENYNKMNARNIAMVFAPNMTQMVDPLTALIHAVQVMSFLKTLIMKTLKERKEKDGALQASQSCSGSPNDQDEHQMSEHLEKPSVLSSQKDFDFPMIDRDTPVQVLGAEKALHHDSQIRSDEPKKFGIGMDHKKSQSGVSSLGSDLNNRFNTSGREFSSSGREFGNRNGEGLFDRFSFRKGVERLCRHPVFQLSRSMKKSADVVVFDAPREARQAWV is encoded by the exons ATGCGGTTCGGACACCAGATCTCTCCCGCGCGCTCCGACgacgccgaggaggaggaggaagaggacgacgaggaggaagaGCTTGGGGAGGAGTATGACGAGATGGAGAGCGAGGGGACGGCCTCGCCGCCGATGATGCTCCGGGCAGGGaggggagcaggaggaggaggaggagggggagggctGGTGGGCGCCGTCGTGGGGGCGCTGCGGAGGTCGCTGGTGATGTGCAGCGCCGGCGCCGTGGGtgtcgacgacgacgaggaggaggacggcagCGAGGACGAGGGGATCGAGATTGGGCGGCCCACGGACGTGCGGCACGTCTCGCACGTCACCTTCGATCGTTTCGGCGGCTTCCTCGGCCTCCCCGCCGACCTCGAGCCAGACGTGCCGCGGCGCACGCCCAGTGCCAG TGTAAGTGTATTTGGAATTTCGCCTACCTCTCTGCAATGTTCATATGATCGAAGAGGAAACAGCGTGCCCACAATATTGCTAATGATGCAGAGGAAGTTATATGAGCGTGAAGGACTTAAG ATTGAAGGGATCTTTAGGATTAATGGAGAAAATAGCCAGGAAGTCTATGTCAGGGACCAATTAAACAGTGGAGTGGTTCCAAATGAAGTTGACTTGCACTGCCTTGCCGGGCTGATAAAG GCATGGTTTCGGGAGCTTCCTTCAGGTGTATTGGATGCACTAACACCAGAACAAGTAATACACTGCAACACGGAAGAGGAGTGCGCTCTCTTTGCTTCTATGCTACCACCAGTTGAAGCAGCATTACTTGATTGGGCCATTAATCTGATGGCTGATGTTGTAGAGCAAGAAAACTACAACAAGATGAATGCCCGGAACATCGCTATGGTTTTTGCACCTAATATGACTCAG ATGGTCGATCCATTAACTGCCCTGATACATGCAGTTCAGGTGATGAGTTTCCTCAAGACTTTAATCATGAAGACATTAAAGGAACGAAAGGAGAAAGATGGAGCACTTCAGGCATCACAATCATGCTCTGGTTCTCCAAATGACCAAGATGAACATCAGATGTCAGAGCACTTGGAGAAACCTTCAGTTCTGTCAAGTCAAAAAGACTTTGATTTTCCCATGATTGATAGGGACACTCCTGTTCAAGTCCTTGGAGCTGAGAAAGCTCTCCATCATGACTCACAGATCCGTTCTGATGAGCCAAAAAAGTTTGGAATTGGTATGGACCACAAGAAAAGCCAAAGTGGTGTTTCCTCTCTTGGCAGCGATTTGAACAATCGATTCAACACTTCTGGAAGAGAATTCAGCAGTTCTGGAAGAGAATTTGGTAACAGAAATGGCGAAGGCTTGTTTGACAGATTTAGTTTTAGGAAAGGGGTTGAGAGGCTTTGCAGGCATCCCGTGTTTCAGTTGAGTAGGTCCATGAAGAAGTCTGCAGATGTCGTGGTCTTTGATGCCCCGCGAGAAGCAAGACAAGCTTGGGTATGA
- the LOC136491312 gene encoding rho GTPase-activating protein 5-like isoform X1 — protein MRFGHQISPARSDDAEEEEEEDDEEEELGEEYDEMESEGTASPPMMLRAGRGAGGGGGGGGLVGAVVGALRRSLVMCSAGAVGVDDDEEEDGSEDEGIEIGRPTDVRHVSHVTFDRFGGFLGLPADLEPDVPRRTPSARPNSTCSVSVFGISPTSLQCSYDRRGNSVPTILLMMQRKLYEREGLKIEGIFRINGENSQEVYVRDQLNSGVVPNEVDLHCLAGLIKAWFRELPSGVLDALTPEQVIHCNTEEECALFASMLPPVEAALLDWAINLMADVVEQENYNKMNARNIAMVFAPNMTQMVDPLTALIHAVQVMSFLKTLIMKTLKERKEKDGALQASQSCSGSPNDQDEHQMSEHLEKPSVLSSQKDFDFPMIDRDTPVQVLGAEKALHHDSQIRSDEPKKFGIGMDHKKSQSGVSSLGSDLNNRFNTSGREFSSSGREFGNRNGEGLFDRFSFRKGVERLCRHPVFQLSRSMKKSADVVVFDAPREARQAWV, from the exons ATGCGGTTCGGACACCAGATCTCTCCCGCGCGCTCCGACgacgccgaggaggaggaggaagaggacgacgaggaggaagaGCTTGGGGAGGAGTATGACGAGATGGAGAGCGAGGGGACGGCCTCGCCGCCGATGATGCTCCGGGCAGGGaggggagcaggaggaggaggaggagggggagggctGGTGGGCGCCGTCGTGGGGGCGCTGCGGAGGTCGCTGGTGATGTGCAGCGCCGGCGCCGTGGGtgtcgacgacgacgaggaggaggacggcagCGAGGACGAGGGGATCGAGATTGGGCGGCCCACGGACGTGCGGCACGTCTCGCACGTCACCTTCGATCGTTTCGGCGGCTTCCTCGGCCTCCCCGCCGACCTCGAGCCAGACGTGCCGCGGCGCACGCCCAGTGCCAG GCCAAATTCTACATGCAGTGTAAGTGTATTTGGAATTTCGCCTACCTCTCTGCAATGTTCATATGATCGAAGAGGAAACAGCGTGCCCACAATATTGCTAATGATGCAGAGGAAGTTATATGAGCGTGAAGGACTTAAG ATTGAAGGGATCTTTAGGATTAATGGAGAAAATAGCCAGGAAGTCTATGTCAGGGACCAATTAAACAGTGGAGTGGTTCCAAATGAAGTTGACTTGCACTGCCTTGCCGGGCTGATAAAG GCATGGTTTCGGGAGCTTCCTTCAGGTGTATTGGATGCACTAACACCAGAACAAGTAATACACTGCAACACGGAAGAGGAGTGCGCTCTCTTTGCTTCTATGCTACCACCAGTTGAAGCAGCATTACTTGATTGGGCCATTAATCTGATGGCTGATGTTGTAGAGCAAGAAAACTACAACAAGATGAATGCCCGGAACATCGCTATGGTTTTTGCACCTAATATGACTCAG ATGGTCGATCCATTAACTGCCCTGATACATGCAGTTCAGGTGATGAGTTTCCTCAAGACTTTAATCATGAAGACATTAAAGGAACGAAAGGAGAAAGATGGAGCACTTCAGGCATCACAATCATGCTCTGGTTCTCCAAATGACCAAGATGAACATCAGATGTCAGAGCACTTGGAGAAACCTTCAGTTCTGTCAAGTCAAAAAGACTTTGATTTTCCCATGATTGATAGGGACACTCCTGTTCAAGTCCTTGGAGCTGAGAAAGCTCTCCATCATGACTCACAGATCCGTTCTGATGAGCCAAAAAAGTTTGGAATTGGTATGGACCACAAGAAAAGCCAAAGTGGTGTTTCCTCTCTTGGCAGCGATTTGAACAATCGATTCAACACTTCTGGAAGAGAATTCAGCAGTTCTGGAAGAGAATTTGGTAACAGAAATGGCGAAGGCTTGTTTGACAGATTTAGTTTTAGGAAAGGGGTTGAGAGGCTTTGCAGGCATCCCGTGTTTCAGTTGAGTAGGTCCATGAAGAAGTCTGCAGATGTCGTGGTCTTTGATGCCCCGCGAGAAGCAAGACAAGCTTGGGTATGA